From Ignavibacteriales bacterium:
AGCGCCCATCGGAGTCGGATTCGAAACAAACGCTTTGCAGAGACCCGGCGGGATGGGAGGTCCGGAAGGGGCCGGCGAAGGCGGTGGCGGACGAGGTGGCGTGGGAGGCGGCAGAGGCGGTGTAGGAGGTGTCGGTGGCGGCCGCGGGGGAAGAATGCCCGGCGGCGCAGGTCCAGGGGGCGATCGCCCCGGTGGTGCGAACATCTCCTTCAACGTTTGGACGCACGTGCAGCTCGCGGAAAAAACACGTTAGCCGACCTGATCACCGTCTGCCAGGATCCACTTTCTGGCGACGAGCGATCATTCGAGATGTTTTTCCGATACGATTGAATCTACGGGAGTGTAAGAGGCGGGAGAAGCACTCTTGCGGCGGGGAAACGATGCGAATGCGGAGTGCGGATTCTCTGTGGGGGCATTGACACATCGTCCCCACAGATCATCCATAGCTGACACGAGGCTTGACTTATGCCCGTTTAAAGAACTTCTTTAGCTTCTTTCCGAACCCTTCGTCCTTCTTTCCTTCTTCCATCAACTTCCGCCAATCCTGATCTTTGACCGTCGGCGTGACAGACTGGTTCGTCACCTTACGAGTCTCGTAGCGCTTGCCCGTCTGATTCGAAGGTTGTGGTCGTCTTCCTCTGCTGCCTCCGCCGTCCCTGCTGCCTCGGCTGTCTCTGCTGCCTCGGCTGTCTCTGCTATCTCTGCTGCTTCGGTTTTCCCTGCTCCCCTGGCTGTCCCTGCCGTCTCTACCGTCTCTCTTGTTCTTCGTAGAGGTCAGCGGTCGGGCCGTGTGGCGCGGATGGCGACGCTCTTCCGGCTCCTTCTTATGGGTTGTCCCTTCACCAGATGAAGCGGGAGGAACGTCTTTCTTGATATGCTCGAATCCCGGGTAGCGCTTCAGTTCGTGCTTCTTTCCGACGAAGAATTCGATGTTCTTCACATACTTTCGCTCCTGATTGGAAACGAACGTAAGAGAATCACCGCTGTGTGTCGCACGCCCAGTCCGTCCGATTCGATGGACATAATCTTCAGCGAACGCCGGCGTATCAAAGTTGATGACATGGGATATGCCCTCGACGTCAATTCCGCGCGCAGCGATATCTGTCGCCACCAGAACCGTATACTGTCCCTGCTTGAATCCCGCAAGCGCCCGTTGACGTTGGGCCTGAGTCCGATTCGCATGAATGGCCACAGATTTCAGACCGTTCTTTTCAAGGCGGCGTGAAATCTTGTCTGCACCGTGCTTGGTGCGGGAGAAGACAAGAACGCTGTCCATCTTTTCAGTTCTTAGGATGTGCAACAGGAGCGTCAGCTTCATGTCCTGCTCGACGCTATAGAAGACCTGACGAATCGTCTCAACAGGCTTCCGTTGCTCACCGACTTCGATCAGCTCTGGATTGTGCTGAATGGAGGCAACCAGAGCCCTGATCTCCTTCGACATCGTGGCGGAGAACAAAAGAGTCTGGCGTTTCGCGGCTGTCTTTCCGATGATCGTACGAACGTCGTTGATGAAGCCCATATCGAACATGCGATCGGCTTCGTCAAGCACAAGCACTTCGACGTGCGAGAGATCGATTGTTTTTCGATTGATATGATCCAGGAGGCGGCCCGGAGTAGCAATGACGATATCGATGCCGCGGCGCAATCGCTTCAGCTGGTTGTCCATGTTGACACCGCCGTAGATTGAGAGGCTCTGAAGCGTTGTGAATCGACCATACGTGGTGACGAAGTCCTCAACTTGCTGGGCAAGCTCCCTCGTCGGGGTAAGGACGAGCGCTCTGACGTGCCTGTGCGTATGATGGGCCGGGCCTTTGGTAAGATGGTTCAACAGGGGGAGCACAAAAGCAGCTGTTTTTCCCGTCCCGGTCTGTGCGCAGCCAATGATGTCTTTTCCTGCGACAGCGAGGGGTATCGCGCGCGTCTGGATCTCAGTGGGGGCTGTGTAACCCGTCGCAAGAATACCCTGCACGAGCTGGTCTGAAAGACCAAGTTTTGAAAATGGCATAAATAGGAACCTTATAGTAAGTAGTACTGATGGTGAAACGCGCTGCGTAGGATGTTAAGGGGCTGTATCTGGCAGGAGTGCGGAGTGTCTAACGCTGCTGAACCCGGCTGCCTCCACGTGGGATGCAAGCGAAGTTCTTCCCAACAATACCTTAGCTTCTTGTCATCAGAGAGCGAGTCTCGTGATCCGCTTCCGATGCATAAAGCACGGATGCGGTGGCCGCGTATAGCGGCACATATAATATACGGCTATTGGACGTCACTTCCTATCTCAATCGCACCCAGATCGCCGCAGGCCGGCGATCATGGCAGATTTCGGCTGAAATGAGAGGGGAATGCACGAAATCGGTCGCTCGAAAGATTGCTCGGGTCTTTCCATATATCTATATTCATATGAAACCAACGTCTCTTCTTCGAACTTCCACAGCTCTTCATGCCACGACAATTTCGATCACAATCAGTCATTGAAAGATCTCTCCTGCTGACTGCCGTGCTGATTTGCCTTCAGTCCGCCACGTTCGCCCAGTATGCCACGCTCGCCGGAAGAGTGCTTGACGACTCGACGTCAGCGCCGCTCGCCAATGTGAATATCTACATAGCGGGCTCAACGCTCGGCGCCAACACAAATGAGAATGGGGTATTTGAGATACGCAATATCCCTCTGGGTAATCATGATATCGTAGCGTCGAGAATCGGCTACCTCCTCTCCACCTTCCGGACAAGCCTGGGAGAGCCAAGGAAACGGGAGATTGAGATCAGGCTCAAACCTACGAATGTCGAGATGACCGAGGTGGTTATCTCAGCCCCCGACCCAACGGAATGGAAGAACGATCTTGCGAAGTTCTCAGACCTTTTTCTCGGTACGACGAGGAACGCGAAGGGGTGCAGAATCATGAACCCCGAGGTTCTCGATTTCAAGTCCGAGGGAAACGACATCTTTGAAGCAACTGCCCGCCGGTCATTGGAGATCGAGAACCTGGCACTGGGCTACCATCTCACCTTCCTTTTGAAATCATTCAGGAAGGAAGGAGATATTATGACATTCGAAGGTTTTCCAAAATTCCGCGAGCTGAAACCGGCCTCACCGAAGGGGACTGAAGAATGGAAAGAAAACCGTATGCGGGCCTTTCGCGGCTCGATGCGCCATTTCCTGATGGCTCTCTTCAGAAGAGAATTGAATCCCACAGGATATTCCATCTTCCATCTCGATTTTCTCGGGGTTGGGAACGTTTCGCCGGTTCGGAAACTGCTCACCGAAAACGAGGTCCTTTACGACAGCCCGTCAGCCATGGTGAAGACACTCCGGTTCAGTGGTTTTCTCGAGGTCGAATACTGGAGAGAAGTTGAGAGCGGTTACAATCTTCTTCAGAAGGCGGGGACATCGGGTCAAGTTTCGTGGTTTACGCTGAACTACCTGGCAGTTGGAATCAACGAACGCGGCTTCATCAATGAAGAATTCCCCACAAAGATCTACGGGTATTGGTCGTGGAGGCGGGTGGGGGACATGCTGCCACTGGATTTTGAGCCGGAGAAGAAGTGAACCTTGGGAGAGCGAGATTTAACCCAAGCGTTTGATGATCATCCGGTTTTGAGGATTACAGATGTCCTTTCCCTGTGCGGTGTATATGTAATCGATGCGGTCGCGATAAAACTCCGTGATTTTTCCGCGTACCATCTTCAACGTGCTGTTGAGGAGATGATTCTGTTCATTGAATCCCTCACCCAACACAGCAATGCCTGCCGGCAGCCAGCGCTCCGGGAATTCCCCTGCGTGCGCTCCTTTTGATTCGAACTTCCCAATCTCGGATTTGATGAGGCGAAGGACGGCCTCCTGGCCATCTTCAGACTGCGTTGAGAGGTTGTGGTCGCGCAAGTGCTTCAGAATGTTGTCCTTGTTCGGGACCACGAGCGCCGACGTAAAGGGGGACTGGTTGTTATGCAGCATGATCTGATCGATGTAGATTGAATCGCCTACGATCGCTTCTTCAATTCCCTCCGGACTGTATTTCTCTCCGTCGTGACCGATGAGGAGACTCTTGGCCCGTCCGAAAACATACAGAAACCTCTCGTTGTCAACATATCCCAGGTCGCCGGTATAGAGCCAGCCATCGCGCAAGGTTTCGTCCGTCGCCTTCTCGTTTTTCCAATAGCCGGCCATCACGTTCTCCCCTTTCACCACGATCTCCCCCTGCTGACCAGCCGGGAGATCATTCCCCTGTTCATCACAAATCCTCACCTCGAGGTTCGCCACAATAGCACCGGAAGAACCAAGCTTGTGCCGCGCGGGCACGTTTGCCGAGATGACGGGGGCAGCTTCGGTCAGACCGTACCCCTGGAACATCGGAATGCCGATGGCATAGAAGAATCGCTGCAGCTCTATATCAAGCAGGGCGCCGCCGCCGATGAAGAACTGGAGGCGTCCGCCGAAGCTCTTCCGGATCTTGCGAAAGATCAGGAAATCGTAGAGCTTGTATTGAATCTTCATTCCTGCCTTCGCGTTCCTTCCGCGATCCCAGCCGTTACCGTTGTAGGCGTAGGCAAGCTCCAGCGCCTTCTTGAAGATTCTTTCCACGCCCGGCCCTTTTTCACGGATACCCTTCTCGATGTTCTTTTTGAAATTCTTCGCAAGCGCCGGAACGCTGAGAAGGAACGTCGGTCGAGTCTCGCGGATATTCCCGGGAACGTTCTTCAGCGTTTCGAGCGGAGTCCGGCCCACTTTCACGGACGACATGCTCGCTCCGTTTTTCGTGAGCGTGTAGACGCCGCAGGTGTGGGCGAAACAATGATCCCACGGAAGGACCAGCAGTGAAGTGTATGACTCCGGTATCGGGAGCAAGGCGGACGCCTGCTCGACGTTGGCAGTATAGTTGCGATGCGTCAGGATGATCCCTTTCGGATCCGCTGTGGTGCCCGACGTGTAGCATATGTTCGCGGGGTCAGTTTCGGCCACCGATTTCCACCGCTGCTCGAATTCGTTCTTGTGGAATTTCAGATACCGTTTCCCGATTTGCAGCAATTCGTCGAGCGACTGCTCGTCTTCGTCGCGCTTGACGTCTCCGTCGAGCACAAGGATATGCTCCAATTCCGGCAGGTCCTTTTTCAATTGCCGGATCTTCTGCACTTGCGTGCCGGACACGACTGCCATGCGACAGCCGGAGTGAGCGAGCCGGAACCGGAGATCGGAAAGCTCCTCGATCTTCACCGAGAGCGGAACGTTGACGGCCCCGGCATACAGCATGGCCAGTTCCATGACCACCCAATCGTTGCGCCCCTCGGAAATGAGCGCCAGACGGTCCCCCTTCTGAATGCCCAGGTCCATCAGACCCGCCGCCGCCTCGTAAACCCGTTGCCGGATTTCACGGTACGACGACCCCTTGTAGGCCCCTTCACTTTTTTCCCACATCATGACATTGTCGGGGAATCTGGCAGCGCTCTCCTCAAACATGGACAGAAGTGTGCGGTGTGGAGCTATCATAGCGATCCCTTATTGCCTGAATGTATTTCGATTGTTCCTGACTCCTATTGACCGGCCCGCTGATGACGCGATGGACCGGCAGTCCTTTTGCTCATGGGATCGATAACCAATCCCGTTCACATACCGTCTCCATAACCTGTCGCTGGACAGCCTCGGGGAAGACACCGGCGATGCTGCCAATTGCGAGTTTTCTGATAAGGGTTCTCTCCATGAGCCGGTTGGTACAATCACCGCCATCGCGGCCTGGAATCGATGTGAGCAATGTGCGCTACAAAGCTACGGCAGTCCGCATTCAAACGCAATGGCTGATGTTTTTCAAATCAGAAAATCCTATTATTAGCTCAATCTAACCTGGGAATGATCCACCTTGCTCATTTGCCGGTTAGGTAATTCACGGCATCAGAGTGGAAAAGCGCATTGGCATCGCCAACCTGTCACCAAATGAGATCGTCAGGATGGAATGCAAGGAGGACAGTCCGAGTTGAAAGTGGTGAGACGATTTAAGAGTAAAACGTGTCCAAATTGCGGAGCCGAGTTCAGTGTCAAACCCGACCTTGCCGGCTTCTGCCCAGCGTGCGGGCAGGAGAATCACGACCTGAACATCCCCGTCAGGCATCTTCTCGCTGAGGTTGTTGAGACTGTGTTTCACTTCGACACAAAATCGGTCCGCACGCTGCGGGCTCTTGTGTTCAGTCCCGGATTCCTGACTACTGAGTTCATCCGCGGAAGACGGGCCCGATACGTCTCGCCGATCCGGCTGTACATCTTCATTAGTTTCTTGTTCTTCCTCCTCTTGTCATCCTCTTCCGGTCGCACCGATGAACGCACTGAGGTTGAAGCGGAGCAATCCGCCGCAGGAGGATTCAGCATGACCTTCTATGGTATCAATTCCAATGAGCTTCGCGGCCTCCGGAATTCTCAAATCGATTCTTTGATACAATCACGCAACATAAGTCCGACGGCAATGAGCAGGTACGTGGTGCATCAAATGGCCCGGGCCTTAGGGGGTAGTGGGAGGGAATTCACCCACTTGATCATTAAGAACTTCTCCTACATGGTGTTTGTCCTGATGCCGTTCTTTGGATATCTCGTGTATCTTTTCCATCGG
This genomic window contains:
- a CDS encoding carboxypeptidase-like regulatory domain-containing protein — translated: MPRQFRSQSVIERSLLLTAVLICLQSATFAQYATLAGRVLDDSTSAPLANVNIYIAGSTLGANTNENGVFEIRNIPLGNHDIVASRIGYLLSTFRTSLGEPRKREIEIRLKPTNVEMTEVVISAPDPTEWKNDLAKFSDLFLGTTRNAKGCRIMNPEVLDFKSEGNDIFEATARRSLEIENLALGYHLTFLLKSFRKEGDIMTFEGFPKFRELKPASPKGTEEWKENRMRAFRGSMRHFLMALFRRELNPTGYSIFHLDFLGVGNVSPVRKLLTENEVLYDSPSAMVKTLRFSGFLEVEYWREVESGYNLLQKAGTSGQVSWFTLNYLAVGINERGFINEEFPTKIYGYWSWRRVGDMLPLDFEPEKK
- a CDS encoding DEAD/DEAH box helicase yields the protein MPFSKLGLSDQLVQGILATGYTAPTEIQTRAIPLAVAGKDIIGCAQTGTGKTAAFVLPLLNHLTKGPAHHTHRHVRALVLTPTRELAQQVEDFVTTYGRFTTLQSLSIYGGVNMDNQLKRLRRGIDIVIATPGRLLDHINRKTIDLSHVEVLVLDEADRMFDMGFINDVRTIIGKTAAKRQTLLFSATMSKEIRALVASIQHNPELIEVGEQRKPVETIRQVFYSVEQDMKLTLLLHILRTEKMDSVLVFSRTKHGADKISRRLEKNGLKSVAIHANRTQAQRQRALAGFKQGQYTVLVATDIAARGIDVEGISHVINFDTPAFAEDYVHRIGRTGRATHSGDSLTFVSNQERKYVKNIEFFVGKKHELKRYPGFEHIKKDVPPASSGEGTTHKKEPEERRHPRHTARPLTSTKNKRDGRDGRDSQGSRENRSSRDSRDSRGSRDSRGSRDGGGSRGRRPQPSNQTGKRYETRKVTNQSVTPTVKDQDWRKLMEEGKKDEGFGKKLKKFFKRA
- a CDS encoding DUF3667 domain-containing protein, whose amino-acid sequence is MRRFKSKTCPNCGAEFSVKPDLAGFCPACGQENHDLNIPVRHLLAEVVETVFHFDTKSVRTLRALVFSPGFLTTEFIRGRRARYVSPIRLYIFISFLFFLLLSSSSGRTDERTEVEAEQSAAGGFSMTFYGINSNELRGLRNSQIDSLIQSRNISPTAMSRYVVHQMARALGGSGREFTHLIIKNFSYMVFVLMPFFGYLVYLFHRKQDPHYVGTLVFSLHFHSFAFLALTLLLLLSRVPFLAPVTLLAPIVLAIYLYMGMRSVFGQSRISALWRTIIIGALHVISVAVLFLVTVFASVVVF
- a CDS encoding AMP-binding protein, which encodes MIAPHRTLLSMFEESAARFPDNVMMWEKSEGAYKGSSYREIRQRVYEAAAGLMDLGIQKGDRLALISEGRNDWVVMELAMLYAGAVNVPLSVKIEELSDLRFRLAHSGCRMAVVSGTQVQKIRQLKKDLPELEHILVLDGDVKRDEDEQSLDELLQIGKRYLKFHKNEFEQRWKSVAETDPANICYTSGTTADPKGIILTHRNYTANVEQASALLPIPESYTSLLVLPWDHCFAHTCGVYTLTKNGASMSSVKVGRTPLETLKNVPGNIRETRPTFLLSVPALAKNFKKNIEKGIREKGPGVERIFKKALELAYAYNGNGWDRGRNAKAGMKIQYKLYDFLIFRKIRKSFGGRLQFFIGGGALLDIELQRFFYAIGIPMFQGYGLTEAAPVISANVPARHKLGSSGAIVANLEVRICDEQGNDLPAGQQGEIVVKGENVMAGYWKNEKATDETLRDGWLYTGDLGYVDNERFLYVFGRAKSLLIGHDGEKYSPEGIEEAIVGDSIYIDQIMLHNNQSPFTSALVVPNKDNILKHLRDHNLSTQSEDGQEAVLRLIKSEIGKFESKGAHAGEFPERWLPAGIAVLGEGFNEQNHLLNSTLKMVRGKITEFYRDRIDYIYTAQGKDICNPQNRMIIKRLG